In Dyella terrae, one DNA window encodes the following:
- a CDS encoding response regulator, protein MASPTNKYSWLAHQPIQRKIMVAIGGLIAIFTACSIVSLVSITKQKESWDWTRHTFAVQLKLDDVVQSIQESQAGARGYLLTRNPVELDDFTRAGNEFDNHLAELRKLTSDNPLQQTRIDRLQSMATQWRLELNRNGVVPMEQLTETDPAAAALARQNIQSTYMAARTVRMKDILTLADQVDATEQDLLDAREKAQRSYVFKVEAAIWFTMLLSLILGASVVVMTYRLVTRPLRRMTDLMTRLASHDHTVEIRRLERRDEIGEIARALHVFKQMEMETSAQTWVKSNVSKIAGELQTVSTTREFAERLTGTLAPLVEAGVAVFYGWDDADNALRLEGSYGFQERKHLSTRYALGEGLVGQCAVEHKPITLQEVPDDYIRIHSGTGEASPRSIVVLPLMLRDRLLGVLELACFHHLTESEQGLLNELLPIAALSLENIGRAIRTQDLLHRTSEQADELRTSEEALRRQQQDLQATNEELNARTQELQEQSQRLLASEEELRVQTEELQASNEELRQKTDTLNQQKGVLESLQKETQEKAEELARASQYKSEFLANMSHELRTPLNSLLILSRSLSENREGNLDDEQIESARIIHDSGSNLLRLINDILDLSKVEAGKMELSPSDFPLADLERTLGRTFNHVAQEKQLDFRIIVEPGLPASLFTDASKLEQIANNLIGNAFKFTHEGRVEVRIGRPEATIALPPALQGKPAVAIGVTDSGIGIPAHKLQRIFQAFEQVDASTSRQYGGTGLGLTISRRIAELLGGDIVVHSTEGQGSTFTILLPERIEGQVDTLPPAAPAPAPMARPHTTALLPDTIDDDRDTITSHDTVILIIEDDPVFARILADMVHRKGYRVLAAGDGESGIQLAATFRPTGILLDVMLPGMDGWTVIAQLKDNSKTRHIPVHFISAVDEAGRGRDLGAVGFLTKPVSREAIGEAFDRLMHFAEGQERQLLIVDDDADSRAAMRTLLKNKDIAIDEVGTAEEALERTASAHYDCIVLDLGLPGMSGIEFLEKVAATGSVPPVVVYSGRELSREESLKLRQYTDSIVIKGARSPERLLDEVSLFLHSFRDGRATSPAATPAAPSGHELRDRKVLLVDDDMRNLFALSKVLRGWGMHVAMAQDGQKALKALGDQSDIELVLMDVMMPVMDGYDTIREIRAQARYARLPIIALTAKAMRGDREKCLEAGANDYLSKPIDIDKLSSMMRVWLHQ, encoded by the coding sequence ATGGCCTCCCCGACGAACAAGTACTCGTGGCTCGCGCACCAGCCGATACAGCGCAAGATCATGGTGGCCATTGGTGGCCTCATCGCGATCTTTACCGCCTGCAGCATCGTGTCGCTGGTGTCGATCACCAAGCAGAAGGAAAGCTGGGACTGGACGCGTCATACCTTCGCGGTGCAGCTGAAGCTCGATGACGTCGTCCAGTCCATCCAGGAAAGCCAGGCCGGTGCGCGCGGCTATTTGCTGACGCGCAACCCGGTCGAGCTGGACGACTTCACCCGGGCCGGCAACGAGTTCGACAACCATCTGGCCGAACTGCGCAAGCTCACGAGCGACAATCCGTTGCAGCAGACGCGTATTGATCGCCTGCAGTCCATGGCCACGCAGTGGCGCCTGGAGCTCAACCGCAACGGCGTCGTGCCGATGGAACAACTGACGGAAACCGATCCGGCAGCGGCGGCCCTGGCCCGCCAGAACATCCAGTCGACCTACATGGCGGCGCGCACGGTGCGCATGAAGGACATCCTGACCCTGGCCGACCAGGTCGACGCCACCGAGCAGGACTTGCTGGACGCGCGCGAAAAGGCGCAGCGCAGCTATGTCTTCAAGGTGGAAGCCGCCATCTGGTTCACCATGCTCCTCAGCCTGATCCTGGGCGCATCAGTCGTGGTCATGACCTATCGGCTGGTCACGCGCCCGCTCCGGCGCATGACGGATCTGATGACGCGACTCGCCAGCCACGATCACACCGTGGAAATCCGCCGTCTGGAGCGGCGCGATGAAATCGGCGAGATCGCGCGCGCCCTGCACGTCTTCAAGCAGATGGAAATGGAGACCAGTGCGCAAACGTGGGTCAAGTCCAACGTCTCGAAGATTGCCGGCGAACTGCAGACCGTCAGCACCACGCGCGAGTTCGCCGAACGCCTGACCGGCACCCTGGCTCCGCTCGTCGAAGCCGGTGTGGCTGTGTTCTATGGCTGGGACGATGCAGACAACGCCCTTCGCCTCGAAGGCAGCTACGGTTTTCAGGAACGCAAGCACCTGAGCACGCGGTACGCCCTGGGCGAAGGTCTCGTTGGGCAGTGCGCCGTCGAGCACAAGCCGATCACGCTCCAGGAAGTGCCCGACGACTACATCCGCATTCATTCCGGTACGGGTGAAGCATCGCCGCGTTCGATCGTCGTGCTGCCGCTCATGCTGCGTGACCGGTTGCTTGGCGTGCTCGAACTGGCCTGCTTCCATCACCTGACCGAAAGCGAGCAAGGTCTGCTCAACGAATTGCTGCCGATTGCCGCGCTCTCGCTGGAGAACATCGGCCGCGCCATTCGCACGCAGGACCTCCTCCATCGCACCAGCGAACAGGCTGACGAACTGCGTACGTCCGAAGAAGCCCTTCGTCGCCAGCAACAGGATCTGCAAGCCACCAACGAAGAACTCAACGCGCGCACACAGGAATTGCAGGAGCAATCGCAGCGCCTGCTTGCATCGGAAGAAGAGCTCCGCGTGCAGACCGAAGAACTGCAGGCGTCGAACGAAGAACTTCGCCAGAAAACCGACACGCTCAACCAGCAGAAAGGTGTCCTGGAGAGTCTGCAGAAAGAGACGCAGGAAAAGGCCGAAGAACTTGCGCGCGCCAGCCAGTACAAATCCGAGTTCCTGGCCAACATGTCGCACGAGCTGCGCACGCCGCTCAACAGCCTGCTGATCCTGTCGCGCAGCCTGTCGGAAAACCGCGAAGGCAATCTGGATGACGAACAGATTGAGTCGGCCCGCATCATCCATGACTCGGGCAGCAATCTGCTGCGCCTGATCAACGACATCCTCGACCTGTCCAAGGTCGAAGCCGGCAAGATGGAGCTGTCGCCCAGCGACTTCCCGCTGGCCGACCTCGAGCGCACGCTTGGCCGCACCTTCAATCACGTCGCGCAGGAAAAGCAGCTCGATTTCCGCATCATCGTGGAGCCCGGCCTGCCCGCGAGCCTGTTCACCGACGCCAGCAAGCTCGAACAGATCGCCAACAACCTCATCGGCAATGCCTTCAAGTTCACCCACGAAGGTCGCGTGGAAGTGCGCATCGGGCGCCCGGAAGCCACCATCGCCCTGCCGCCGGCCCTTCAGGGCAAGCCGGCCGTGGCCATCGGCGTCACGGATTCAGGCATCGGCATTCCCGCGCACAAGCTGCAGCGGATTTTCCAGGCATTCGAGCAGGTCGATGCCAGCACCAGTCGCCAGTACGGCGGCACGGGACTGGGACTGACCATTTCGCGACGCATAGCCGAGCTGCTGGGTGGCGATATCGTCGTGCACAGCACCGAAGGCCAGGGCAGCACCTTCACCATCCTGCTGCCGGAGCGCATCGAGGGCCAGGTCGATACCCTGCCGCCGGCCGCCCCGGCGCCTGCACCGATGGCGCGCCCTCACACGACGGCCCTGCTGCCCGACACCATCGACGACGACCGCGACACGATCACCTCCCATGACACGGTCATCCTGATCATCGAGGATGACCCCGTGTTTGCGCGCATCCTCGCCGACATGGTCCATCGCAAGGGCTATCGCGTCTTGGCGGCGGGCGACGGCGAATCGGGCATCCAGCTGGCGGCGACCTTCCGCCCCACCGGCATCCTGCTCGACGTCATGCTGCCCGGGATGGACGGCTGGACGGTCATCGCCCAGCTCAAGGACAACTCGAAGACCCGCCACATTCCCGTGCACTTCATTTCCGCCGTCGACGAAGCGGGCCGTGGTCGCGACCTGGGCGCAGTGGGTTTCCTCACCAAGCCGGTCAGCCGAGAAGCCATCGGCGAAGCATTCGATCGCCTGATGCACTTTGCGGAAGGCCAGGAGCGTCAGCTGCTGATCGTCGATGACGACGCCGATTCGCGCGCCGCCATGCGCACCCTGCTGAAGAACAAGGACATCGCCATTGACGAAGTGGGTACCGCGGAAGAAGCGCTTGAGCGCACCGCGAGTGCCCATTACGACTGCATCGTGCTGGATCTGGGGCTGCCTGGCATGTCGGGCATCGAGTTCCTGGAAAAGGTGGCGGCCACGGGCAGCGTGCCACCCGTCGTGGTCTATTCCGGACGCGAGCTCAGCCGCGAAGAAAGCCTGAAACTACGCCAGTACACCGACAGCATCGTGATCAAGGGCGCCCGCTCGCCGGAGCGCCTGCTCGACGAAGTAAGCCTGTTCCTGCACAGCTTCCGCGATGGCCGCGCCACCTCACCCGCCGCCACGCCTGCAGCGCCCTCCGGGCACGAGCTGCGTGATCGCAAGGTACTGCTGGTCGATGACGACATGCGCAATCTGTTCGCCCTGTCGAAGGTGTTGCGCGGCTGGGGCATGCATGTGGCCATGGCCCAGGACGGGCAGAAGGCCCTCAAGGCCCTCGGCGATCAGAGCGACATCGAGCTGGTGCTGATGGACGTGATGATGCCGGTCATGGATGGCTACGACACCATCCGCGAAATCCGTGCACAGGCGCGTTACGCGCGACTTCCGATCATCGCGCTGACCGCGAAGGCCATGCGCGGCGATCGCGAGAAATGCCTGGAGGCCGGTGCCAATGACTACCTGTCCAAGCCCATCGACATCGACAAGCTGTCCTCGATGATGCGGGTGTGGCTGCATCAATGA